Part of the Catalinimonas alkaloidigena genome is shown below.
TTATTATCCAACATCTCAAAGTATAAAGGCAAGCCCACTTTACCTACACAAGCGGTGATACATAAAATATTAACCTGGCACTGGCCAAAATCCCATTCCGTACGGTCAAGACTCAGACTCACTTCTCCGGGGGGTAGAAACCTAGATAGAAGGGCCGCTACTTGTTGATAATCAAGAAGAGCATCTTTGAAAAAAGCTTGGATGCGCCGTTCATTTGAAGTCTCTCGTACTTCATCATTCAGTTCCGTAGCTAACTCACAGAATTGCACAGTGCGCATTTTGATAACTGTTTTTACAAACTGCCAGACAAATTTCTGTCGTGACAAATGGCGGACAACAGGAAAGGCATTCAAAGTTTTTTTATCTTTGATTCTAATAAATATTTCATGGTAAAGCTGAGTTTAGAGTGTATGGTAACCTCAAAATTCAGCTTTTCTTTTTCTTACTCAAAATCATCGGGTAGAGTAGGACATCATTATACAATGGGGCATTTTTAAACATTTACGGAAAGAAATCAAGGCAAACGGAGCAATATTATTGGCCACTATTGTCCTTGATGTAGTTGTTTTGGGGGCCTTCATTTGGATGAAAGAGCAAAGTGACATGCTCCTCATTATTGTTTCGGCAGTTCTATTACTACTAATTTTCATAGGGGAAAAGTGGTTTTTGAAAATGAGGAAAGACAAGGTGGAATTAAGTAAAAACTAAGACAAAAAATTATGATGGATCAAGGAACAGATTTTGGAATGCATGGTGGAGGCTGGATGTGGCTTTTTTGAGGGCTGTTGCTGGTAGTCCTGATGCTTTTGATTGTCTGGTTGGTAAAGCAAATACGGAAATAATTTAAACCTAAAGAGATATGAAAGAACTTTTCGGAATAAACAGAAGAAAATTTTTGGCAAAGGTTGGAGCAGGCGCTGCGGTAACCATGATATGGCCTTTCTTTTCTTCTTGCGACAGTCAATCTTCTACTACAGCAAAGCCTGAACTCAGCAAGGATTTTCAGCCCGATGTAGATTTGGAACTGAAAGCGGTGCAACGTGACTTATCCATTTTATCCGGGCCAAAAACGAAGGTGTGGGTGTATGAGGGGAAATTAATTAAGGGCAACAAAGAGGCGTTTAAACCCTTAGAAGGGAGTTATCTGGGGCCGGTCATCAAAGTACGTAAAGGATAGAAAGTCCGTATTCGCTTTACAAATGACTTACCAGAAGAGAGTATTATCCACTGGGATGGTATGAAGTACTAGATTCCGGCTACACTTAAAGGCTTTTGTGCACCCCTTCTTAGAGGCAAAATAATATACAACAAAACCATATTACCATACAATATTTTATGCTTTAAACTACTGATTCCACTGCTAATCACTTAGCTTAATTCAGGCGTATTTTGTCAGATTATGAAGGTACAAAAACTCTCCACCCTTAGATGTCCGATTTGTAAACATCAAATTTTGAAAAGGATGCCCCTGGAAAAAACAATTTCGGAGTTTGTGTGCATGAATTGCTCCTCAATCATTAAAACAAAAAGGCATGAATGCTGTGTATTCTGTACTTATGGTTCTGTAAAGTGTCCAAGAGCACAAGCATGGAGACTTTTGGAAAATATCCTGGATGGAAACCTTTAAAATATAATAATCATATAAAATCTTTATTAGAAAGCTCAAAATGAAGACACAAACTATTTTGACATTTTCTTTTTTTATTCTATTTCAATGTACCTATCCACTTCATGCACACGAAGGTGAGAATCATCAACAAACTCAGCAAGAAACTACTGTACATGAGGAAAACAATCATTCTGAAGATGAAGAAGATATTGAAGCATTAGAAGAGGAAACTGCGCACGCTAGTTCTAAAGAGATTAGTGCTGATTTTGATGATTTCCCTAACCTGGACCCTCTCCTTGTGCATTTCCCGATTGTACTGCTAATATTGGTAGCTATCTTGGGAATATTTAATATTTTCTTCTTAAAGCAAGAGTTAAATTGGGTTTTGACCATCGTAATTTTTGTAGTTGCTCTGGGTGCTTACGCAGCAGGACGTTGGTATCATCCTCACACACATGCCCTCACAGAACAAGCAAAACTGGTGCTGGAGTAACATGATTTGTATGCTGATTGGACAATTTATCTGTCAATTGCTGCTTTGATAGCACAGCTAACCCACCTTTTTGTAATCAAAGGAAAACGTTGGTCTATGGTAGCAGTAGCCCTTATTCTTATCGGAGGTGCATATACTGTGAGTCAAGCAGCACATTATGGCTCACAATTAGTCTACATTGAAGGAGGCGGGCCTCAGGGAGATTTTTTAGAAACAGAAGCACACAGCCGCTAAGCATGGCAATTGACTTTAAGTCTCCTAGATTTAGGGTCTAAAATAATTTCATACAAAAAATACAGAATTCTGAACATTTCTAGAAGCAACTTACCAAACAATTAAGTAACTATTATTTTATTATGCTCTGAGATAATGGCTTTAGACATCAATAAAGAAGCCATTCCATTCCATTCCATCACGCTGAACTAAGCATTTTTA
Proteins encoded:
- a CDS encoding GDCCVxC domain-containing (seleno)protein; amino-acid sequence: MKVQKLSTLRCPICKHQILKRMPLEKTISEFVCMNCSSIIKTKRHECCVFCTYGSVKCPRAQAWRLLENILDGNL